In Emys orbicularis isolate rEmyOrb1 chromosome 12, rEmyOrb1.hap1, whole genome shotgun sequence, one genomic interval encodes:
- the LOC135886815 gene encoding olfactory receptor 5AR1-like, which yields MDFLQMMGRENSTSVTEFILLGLASKPEEQLVLFGVFTVIYLVALIGNMLILLLVSLDSRLHTPMYFFLGNLSVVDIGYISSTVPKMLANYLSQDMSISWAGCLSQMFFFISFGGIECLILGVMAYDRYVAICHPLHYCTFMRRRVCALLAAAAWAIGLANSAVHSCLMSILSFCRVNILHHFFCDIPPLLQLSCSDTQVNQAATFALGGGLVSSSLLGTLVSYLYIALAILRIRTREGRLKAFSTCTSHLTVVSLYFGTILFTYLRPNSTYSQDQDRALPVLYGIIIPMLNPIIYSLRNKEVKGSLRKVLGRS from the coding sequence ATGGACTTCCTCCAGATGAtggggagggaaaacagcacctCGGTGACCGAATTCATCCTCCTAGGTCTCGCCAGCAAACCAGAGGAGCAGCTCGTCCTCTTTGGGGTCTTCACAGTCATTTACCTGGTGGCCCTGATTGGCAATATGCTCATCTTACTGCTGGTCAGCCTGGACTCTCGGCTCCACACGCCCATGTACTTCTTTCTGGGCAACCTCTCGGTGGTGGACATTGGCTACATCAGCTCCACTGTGCCCAAGATGCTGGCCAATTACCTGTCTCAAGACATGTCCATCTCATGGGCCGGTTGTCTCTCCCAGATGTTCTTCTTCATCTCCTTTGGGGGGATCGAGTGCCTGATTCTAGGGGTCATGGCCTACGAccgctatgtggccatctgtCACCCGCTGCACTACTGTACATTCATGAGACGACGGGTGTGTGCCCTGCTGGCGGCAGCTGCCTGGGCCATAGGCTTGGCCAACTCGGCCGTGCACTCATGCTTGATGTCCATCCTATCCTTCTGCCGAGTCAACATCCTCcaccatttcttctgtgatatCCCCCCACTCTTACAGCTCTCCTGCTCTGACACGCAGGTCAACCAGGCTGCCACCTTTGCCTTGGGTGGTGGCCTTGTCTCGAGTTCTTTGCTGGGGACACTGGTGTCCTATTTGTACATCGCGCTGGCCATCCTTAGGATCCGCACGAGGGAAGGGCGCCTCaaggccttctccacctgcacctcccacctGACCGTGGTCAGCCTCTACTTTGGCACCATCCTCTTCACCTAcctccgccccaactccacctacTCACAGGACCAGGACCGGGCACTGCCCGTGCTCTATGGCATCATCATCCCCATGCtcaaccccatcatctacagcctgaggaataAGGAGGTGAAAGGCTCACTCCGAAAAGTTTTGGGCAGGAGCTAG
- the LOC135886181 gene encoding olfactory receptor 14A16-like yields the protein MTEFLLLGFSDVRELQILYLVMFLMIYLAALMGNLLIIMVVALDHDLLTPMYFFLVNLAILDIGSISVTIPKSMANSLMNTRSISYSGCVVQIFLFVFFVSGDVALLTIMVYDRYVAICKPLHYERVMNRRACVQMAASAWISSVLYSALHTGNTFSISFCGGNMVDQFFCEIPQILKLACTDSYLSENGVMAFSVCLVLSSFVLIIASYGQIFKTVLRIPLEQGRHKAFSTCLPHLIVISLFVSTVFFTYLKPTSSSISGLDLVAAVLYFMLPPVMNLIIYSMRNKEIKAALRTLTRWRLLTKNEMSVSLP from the coding sequence ATGACTGAGTTCCTTCTTctgggattctctgatgttcgggagctgcagattttgtACTTAGTGATGTTTCTAATGATTTACCTGGCAGCCCTGATGGGGAATCTTCTCATCATCATGGTTGTAGCCCTGGATCATGATCTTctcacccccatgtacttcttcctggtcAATTTGGCCATCTTAGACATCGGCTCCATTTCTGTCACCATTCCCAAGTCCATGGCTAATTCCCTCATGAACACCAGGTCAATCTCTTATTCTGGATGTGTTGTCCAAATCTTTCTCTTTGTCTTCTTTGTCTCAGGAGATGTTGCCTTACTCACCATCATGGTGTACGACCGATACGTTGCCATCTGCAAACCCCTGCACTACGAGAGAGTgatgaacaggagagcttgtgtccaaatggcagccagtgcctggatcAGCAGTGTTCTCTACTCTGCCCTGCACACTGGGAACACATTTTCAATCTccttctgtggaggcaacatggtggatcagttcttctgtgaaatcccccagatACTCAAGCTCGCCTGCACTGACTCATACCTCAGTGAAAATGGGGTCATGGCTTTTAGTGTGTGCTTAGTCTTAAGctcttttgttttaataattgCATCCTATGGTCAGATCTTCAAAACTGTGCTAAGAATCCCCTTGGAGCAGGgccggcataaagccttctccacctgccttcctcacctcaTTGTCATCTCCTTGTTTGTTTCCACTGTATTCTTTACCTAcctgaaacccacctccagctcaaTATCAGGCCTGGATCTTGTGGCAGCTGTGCTCTATTTCATGCTGCCGCCAGTGATGAATCTGatcatctacagcatgaggaacaaaGAGATCAAAGCTGCCCTGAGGACACTCACTAGGTGGAGGTTACTGACCAAAAATgaaatgtctgtctctctcccttga